In Musa acuminata AAA Group cultivar baxijiao chromosome BXJ2-3, Cavendish_Baxijiao_AAA, whole genome shotgun sequence, the following proteins share a genomic window:
- the LOC135607522 gene encoding protein TIFY 8-like isoform X1, with product MDMGRDESKQKENPCFHDFLGMSVHCAEKTPPPDLLSSGGHSGAADDAYAASVVVSAARHRGLMSPTCDLGSERQGVKGSEVFHFHGRKSAVPGPDVGNTLSGRKRSCSESIHSGSINRVHPVCSDSLESSCLVKMFGKEVVSEHLGKSHDDKIMLSMLRPPRPTSLILHPLSSISDSPTSKEEQSLSKNSGQISNHAPRFSQAGMYLGLASSLYAYKDANAVAMIISQSATDDGSQTAIGGSGVMSTDNPINMAFGRNSTGFLNKPKSSLAIESEPSNIVRRSTTSSAGRQMTIFYAGQAHVFDNVQPNKADVIMALARINGGSWSTSHSSKSSERTTMNEAKVPVHGDMGHGISQLAGIPLAGVLSGVTSRGGTIGRDGRSMTQATEPTMGDRRDA from the exons atggataTGGGCCGGGATGAGAGCAAGCAAAAGGAAAATCCCTGCTTCCATGACTTCTTGGGCATGAGCGTGCACTGCGCTGAGAAGACGCCCCCGCCGGATCTCCTCTCCAGTGGCGGACACAGCGGCGCCGCCGACGACGCTTATGCTGCCTCGGTGGTGGTCTCTGCAGCCCGCCATCGTGGCCTTATGTCGCCAACTTGTGATCTCGGTTCAG AGAGGCAGGGGGTGAAAGGTTCTGAAGTTTTTCACTTTCATGGTAGGAAGAGTGCTGTACCAGGGCCTGATGTTGGCAATACATTGTCtggaagaaagaggagctgtTCTGAATCAATACATTCAGGTTCAATAAATAGAGTGCATCCTGTGTGCTCAGATTCTCTCGAAAGCTCATGCCTGGTTAAG ATGTTTGGAAAAGAGGTGGTTAGTGAGCACCTGGGAAAATCTCATGATGACAAAATTATGCTATCAATGCTACGACCACCAAGGCCGACTTCTTTGATCTTACATCCTCTTAGTAGCATATCTGATTCACCTACGTCCAAGGAGGAACAATCATTGTCCAAAAATTCTGGACAGATATCAAATCATGCTCCACGGTTTTCCCAAGCTGGGATGTACTTAGGTTTGGCTTCTTCCTTGTATGCGTACAAAGATGCCAATGCAGTTGCAATGATTATTTCACAATCTGCTACAGATGATGGTTCTCAAACAGCCATTGGAGGATCTGGAGTTATGAGTACTGATAACCCAATTAACATGGCTTTTGGGAGAAACTCAACTGGGTTCTTGAATAAACCCAAGTCTTCTCTGGCTATTGAATCAGAACCTTCTAATATTGTAAG GCGTTCTACGACATCATCTGCTGGTCGTCAAATGACAATATTCTATGCTGGTCAAGCGCATGTTTTTGATAATGTCCAACCAAATAAG GCAGACGTTATAATGGCTCTAGCCAGAATAAATGGTGGGTCATGGTCGACCTCTCACTCTTCCAAATCCAGCGAACGGACAACCATGAATGAAGCTAAAGTGCCTGTTCATGGAGATATGGGTCATGGGATAAGCCAACTTGCAGGGATCCCACTTGCAGGTGTTCTTTCTGGTGTTACATCTC GTGGCGGAACGATCGGCCGAGATGGGAGATCGATGACTCAAGCAACAGAACCTACCATGGGAGACAGGAGAGATGCATGA
- the LOC135607521 gene encoding D-glycerate 3-kinase, chloroplastic-like isoform X1, with amino-acid sequence MRVLSAISHHPSPLPASASASASAATATVGGGGASPCSRSTPSPLLSFPPSCCSAAASSCPRFFLPFVSDFPSSNHGRSNGAAIKGRGLMALRSAFPTSPALISSVSDLFEFICAGPLMKRLGLTAESVAESIDKWLETGVHLCQLFRLNELSLSPPEKIRIYHFYVPVFLWCEDQLMRHRSMFSEGDDIPPLVIGISAPQGSGKTTLVFALDYLFRRSGRNSATLSIDDFYLTAEGQAELRSQNPGNALLEVLKEFRGNAGSHDLQFSIDTLTSLSKLTKKGMKMKLPRYDKSAYGGRGDRADPSTWPEVEGPVEVVLFEGWMLGFKPLPNEAVKAVDPQLELVNENLKAYYNAWDKFIEAWIIIKIRDPNCVYQWRLQAEVAMREDGKPGMSDEEVLDFVSRYLPAYKAYLPTLYSEGPKGLDPDRLVVIDIDEERNPLSED; translated from the exons ATGAGGGTTCTCAGCGCCATCTCCCACCACCCTTCGCCGCtgcccgcctccgcctccgcctccgcctctgcagcaacagcaacagtaggaggaggaggagcctccCCTTGCTCCCGCAGCaccccctctcctctcctctccttcccGCCTTCTTGTTGCTCTGCTGCTGCCTCCTCTTGTCCTCGATTCTTCCTCCCCTTCGTATCTG ATTTTCCATCTTCGAACCATGGACGATCAAACGGCGCTGCGATCAAAGGGCGGGGGCTGATGGCCCTGCGCTCCGCTTTCCCCACATCTCCAGCTCTCATCTCCTCTGTCAGTGACCTCTTCGAGTTCATCTGCGCGGGTCCGCTGATGAAGCGGTTGGGTCTTACCGCTGAATCGGTGGCGGAATCCATCGACAAGTGGCTGGAGACCGGGGTGCACCTGTGCCAACTGTTCCGCCTCAATGAACTGAGCTTGTCGCCCCCCGAGAAGATCAGAATCTACCACTTTTACGTACCCGTGTTCCTCTGGTGCGAAGATCAACTTATGCGCCACCGCTCCATGTTCAGTGAAGGAGATGATATCCCTCCACTTGTG ATTGGTATCAGCGCTCCCCAAGGTAGTGGAAAAACTACTCTTGTATTTGCTCTTGATTACCTTTTCCGGCGATCTGGGAG GAATTCCGCAACTTTATCAATTGATGATTTCTATTTGACAGCTGAGGGACAG GCGGAATTAAGGAGTCAAAATCCTGGAAACGCTCTATTAGAGGTGCTGAAAGAA TTTCGTGGGAATGCGGGAAGCCACGACCTGCAATTCTCCATTGATACTCTTACTTCTTTAAGCAAATTAACAAAGAAAG GTATGAAGATGAAGCTTCCACGGTATGACAAG TCTGCTTATGGAGGCAGGGGTGATCGAGCTGACCCTTCGACATGGCCAGAGGTTGAAGGGCCTGTAGAG GTTGTTTTGTTTGAAGGTTGGATGCTTGGGTTCAAACCTCTTCCAAATGAAGCTGTGAAAGCAGTTGACCCACAG CTAGAACTGGTCAACGAAAACCTCAAAGCTTATTATAATGCTTGGGACAAGTTCATTGAAGCatggatcatcatcaaaattcgggatCCCAATTGTGTTTACCAGTGGCGTCTGCAG GCAGAGGTGGCCATGAGGGAAGACGGGAAACCTGGCATGTCTGATGAAGAG GTTTTGGATTTTGTATCACGTTACCTGCCAGCATATAAGGCCTATCTTCCAACACTCTACAGTGAGGGACCAAAAGGCTTGGACCCAGATCGTCTTGTTGTTATCGATATCGACGAGGAAAGGAATCCCTTATCGGAGGATTGA
- the LOC135607522 gene encoding protein TIFY 8-like isoform X2 produces MDMGRDESKQKENPCFHDFLGMSVHCAEKTPPPDLLSSGGHSGAADDAYAASVVVSAARHRGLMSPTCDLGSERQGVKGSEVFHFHGRKSAVPGPDVGNTLSGRKRSCSESIHSGSINRVHPVCSDSLESSCLVKMFGKEVVSEHLGKSHDDKIMLSMLRPPRPTSLILHPLSSISDSPTSKEEQSLSKNSGQISNHAPRFSQAGMYLGLASSLYAYKDANAVAMIISQSATDDGSQTAIGGSGVMSTDNPINMAFGRNSTGFLNKPKSSLAIESEPSNIVRRSTTSSAGRQMTIFYAGQAHVFDNVQPNKADVIMALARINGGSWSTSHSSKSSERTTMNEAKVPVHGDMGHGISQLAGIPLAGGGTIGRDGRSMTQATEPTMGDRRDA; encoded by the exons atggataTGGGCCGGGATGAGAGCAAGCAAAAGGAAAATCCCTGCTTCCATGACTTCTTGGGCATGAGCGTGCACTGCGCTGAGAAGACGCCCCCGCCGGATCTCCTCTCCAGTGGCGGACACAGCGGCGCCGCCGACGACGCTTATGCTGCCTCGGTGGTGGTCTCTGCAGCCCGCCATCGTGGCCTTATGTCGCCAACTTGTGATCTCGGTTCAG AGAGGCAGGGGGTGAAAGGTTCTGAAGTTTTTCACTTTCATGGTAGGAAGAGTGCTGTACCAGGGCCTGATGTTGGCAATACATTGTCtggaagaaagaggagctgtTCTGAATCAATACATTCAGGTTCAATAAATAGAGTGCATCCTGTGTGCTCAGATTCTCTCGAAAGCTCATGCCTGGTTAAG ATGTTTGGAAAAGAGGTGGTTAGTGAGCACCTGGGAAAATCTCATGATGACAAAATTATGCTATCAATGCTACGACCACCAAGGCCGACTTCTTTGATCTTACATCCTCTTAGTAGCATATCTGATTCACCTACGTCCAAGGAGGAACAATCATTGTCCAAAAATTCTGGACAGATATCAAATCATGCTCCACGGTTTTCCCAAGCTGGGATGTACTTAGGTTTGGCTTCTTCCTTGTATGCGTACAAAGATGCCAATGCAGTTGCAATGATTATTTCACAATCTGCTACAGATGATGGTTCTCAAACAGCCATTGGAGGATCTGGAGTTATGAGTACTGATAACCCAATTAACATGGCTTTTGGGAGAAACTCAACTGGGTTCTTGAATAAACCCAAGTCTTCTCTGGCTATTGAATCAGAACCTTCTAATATTGTAAG GCGTTCTACGACATCATCTGCTGGTCGTCAAATGACAATATTCTATGCTGGTCAAGCGCATGTTTTTGATAATGTCCAACCAAATAAG GCAGACGTTATAATGGCTCTAGCCAGAATAAATGGTGGGTCATGGTCGACCTCTCACTCTTCCAAATCCAGCGAACGGACAACCATGAATGAAGCTAAAGTGCCTGTTCATGGAGATATGGGTCATGGGATAAGCCAACTTGCAGGGATCCCACTTGCAG GTGGCGGAACGATCGGCCGAGATGGGAGATCGATGACTCAAGCAACAGAACCTACCATGGGAGACAGGAGAGATGCATGA
- the LOC135607521 gene encoding D-glycerate 3-kinase, chloroplastic-like isoform X3, whose protein sequence is MRVLSAISHHPSPLPASASASASAATATVGGGGASPCSRSTPSPLLSFPPSCCSAAASSCPRFFLPFVSDFPSSNHGRSNGAAIKGRGLMALRSAFPTSPALISSVSDLFEFICAGPLMKRLGLTAESVAESIDKWLETGVHLCQLFRLNELSLSPPEKIRIYHFYVPVFLWCEDQLMRHRSMFSEGDDIPPLVIGISAPQGSGKTTLVFALDYLFRRSGRNSATLSIDDFYLTAEGQAELRSQNPGNALLEVLKEFRGNAGSHDLQFSIDTLTSLSKLTKKGMKMKLPRYDKSAYGGRGDRADPSTWPEVEGPVEVVLFEGWMLGFKPLPNEAVKAVDPQNWSTKTSKLIIMLGTSSLKHGSSSKFGIPIVFTSGVCRQRWP, encoded by the exons ATGAGGGTTCTCAGCGCCATCTCCCACCACCCTTCGCCGCtgcccgcctccgcctccgcctccgcctctgcagcaacagcaacagtaggaggaggaggagcctccCCTTGCTCCCGCAGCaccccctctcctctcctctccttcccGCCTTCTTGTTGCTCTGCTGCTGCCTCCTCTTGTCCTCGATTCTTCCTCCCCTTCGTATCTG ATTTTCCATCTTCGAACCATGGACGATCAAACGGCGCTGCGATCAAAGGGCGGGGGCTGATGGCCCTGCGCTCCGCTTTCCCCACATCTCCAGCTCTCATCTCCTCTGTCAGTGACCTCTTCGAGTTCATCTGCGCGGGTCCGCTGATGAAGCGGTTGGGTCTTACCGCTGAATCGGTGGCGGAATCCATCGACAAGTGGCTGGAGACCGGGGTGCACCTGTGCCAACTGTTCCGCCTCAATGAACTGAGCTTGTCGCCCCCCGAGAAGATCAGAATCTACCACTTTTACGTACCCGTGTTCCTCTGGTGCGAAGATCAACTTATGCGCCACCGCTCCATGTTCAGTGAAGGAGATGATATCCCTCCACTTGTG ATTGGTATCAGCGCTCCCCAAGGTAGTGGAAAAACTACTCTTGTATTTGCTCTTGATTACCTTTTCCGGCGATCTGGGAG GAATTCCGCAACTTTATCAATTGATGATTTCTATTTGACAGCTGAGGGACAG GCGGAATTAAGGAGTCAAAATCCTGGAAACGCTCTATTAGAGGTGCTGAAAGAA TTTCGTGGGAATGCGGGAAGCCACGACCTGCAATTCTCCATTGATACTCTTACTTCTTTAAGCAAATTAACAAAGAAAG GTATGAAGATGAAGCTTCCACGGTATGACAAG TCTGCTTATGGAGGCAGGGGTGATCGAGCTGACCCTTCGACATGGCCAGAGGTTGAAGGGCCTGTAGAG GTTGTTTTGTTTGAAGGTTGGATGCTTGGGTTCAAACCTCTTCCAAATGAAGCTGTGAAAGCAGTTGACCCACAG AACTGGTCAACGAAAACCTCAAAGCTTATTATAATGCTTGGGACAAGTTCATTGAAGCatggatcatcatcaaaattcgggatCCCAATTGTGTTTACCAGTGGCGTCTGCAG GCAGAGGTGGCCATGA
- the LOC135607522 gene encoding protein TIFY 8-like isoform X3, protein MDMGRDESKQKENPCFHDFLGMSVHCAEKTPPPDLLSSGGHSGAADDAYAASVVVSAARHRGLMSPTCDLGSERQGVKGSEVFHFHGRKSAVPGPDVGNTLSGRKRSCSESIHSGSINRVHPVCSDSLESSCLVKMFGKEVVSEHLGKSHDDKIMLSMLRPPRPTSLILHPLSSISDSPTSKEEQSLSKNSGQISNHAPRFSQAGMYLDDGSQTAIGGSGVMSTDNPINMAFGRNSTGFLNKPKSSLAIESEPSNIVRRSTTSSAGRQMTIFYAGQAHVFDNVQPNKADVIMALARINGGSWSTSHSSKSSERTTMNEAKVPVHGDMGHGISQLAGIPLAGVLSGVTSRGGTIGRDGRSMTQATEPTMGDRRDA, encoded by the exons atggataTGGGCCGGGATGAGAGCAAGCAAAAGGAAAATCCCTGCTTCCATGACTTCTTGGGCATGAGCGTGCACTGCGCTGAGAAGACGCCCCCGCCGGATCTCCTCTCCAGTGGCGGACACAGCGGCGCCGCCGACGACGCTTATGCTGCCTCGGTGGTGGTCTCTGCAGCCCGCCATCGTGGCCTTATGTCGCCAACTTGTGATCTCGGTTCAG AGAGGCAGGGGGTGAAAGGTTCTGAAGTTTTTCACTTTCATGGTAGGAAGAGTGCTGTACCAGGGCCTGATGTTGGCAATACATTGTCtggaagaaagaggagctgtTCTGAATCAATACATTCAGGTTCAATAAATAGAGTGCATCCTGTGTGCTCAGATTCTCTCGAAAGCTCATGCCTGGTTAAG ATGTTTGGAAAAGAGGTGGTTAGTGAGCACCTGGGAAAATCTCATGATGACAAAATTATGCTATCAATGCTACGACCACCAAGGCCGACTTCTTTGATCTTACATCCTCTTAGTAGCATATCTGATTCACCTACGTCCAAGGAGGAACAATCATTGTCCAAAAATTCTGGACAGATATCAAATCATGCTCCACGGTTTTCCCAAGCTGGGATGTACTTAG ATGATGGTTCTCAAACAGCCATTGGAGGATCTGGAGTTATGAGTACTGATAACCCAATTAACATGGCTTTTGGGAGAAACTCAACTGGGTTCTTGAATAAACCCAAGTCTTCTCTGGCTATTGAATCAGAACCTTCTAATATTGTAAG GCGTTCTACGACATCATCTGCTGGTCGTCAAATGACAATATTCTATGCTGGTCAAGCGCATGTTTTTGATAATGTCCAACCAAATAAG GCAGACGTTATAATGGCTCTAGCCAGAATAAATGGTGGGTCATGGTCGACCTCTCACTCTTCCAAATCCAGCGAACGGACAACCATGAATGAAGCTAAAGTGCCTGTTCATGGAGATATGGGTCATGGGATAAGCCAACTTGCAGGGATCCCACTTGCAGGTGTTCTTTCTGGTGTTACATCTC GTGGCGGAACGATCGGCCGAGATGGGAGATCGATGACTCAAGCAACAGAACCTACCATGGGAGACAGGAGAGATGCATGA
- the LOC135607521 gene encoding D-glycerate 3-kinase, chloroplastic-like isoform X2 produces MRVLSAISHHPSPLPASASASASAATATVGGGGASPCSRSTPSPLLSFPPSCCSAAASSCPRFFLPFVSDFPSSNHGRSNGAAIKGRGLMALRSAFPTSPALISSVSDLFEFICAGPLMKRLGLTAESVAESIDKWLETGVHLCQLFRLNELSLSPPEKIRIYHFYVPVFLWCEDQLMRHRSMFSEGDDIPPLVIGISAPQGSGKTTLVFALDYLFRRSGRNSATLSIDDFYLTAEGQAELRSQNPGNALLEFRGNAGSHDLQFSIDTLTSLSKLTKKGMKMKLPRYDKSAYGGRGDRADPSTWPEVEGPVEVVLFEGWMLGFKPLPNEAVKAVDPQLELVNENLKAYYNAWDKFIEAWIIIKIRDPNCVYQWRLQAEVAMREDGKPGMSDEEVLDFVSRYLPAYKAYLPTLYSEGPKGLDPDRLVVIDIDEERNPLSED; encoded by the exons ATGAGGGTTCTCAGCGCCATCTCCCACCACCCTTCGCCGCtgcccgcctccgcctccgcctccgcctctgcagcaacagcaacagtaggaggaggaggagcctccCCTTGCTCCCGCAGCaccccctctcctctcctctccttcccGCCTTCTTGTTGCTCTGCTGCTGCCTCCTCTTGTCCTCGATTCTTCCTCCCCTTCGTATCTG ATTTTCCATCTTCGAACCATGGACGATCAAACGGCGCTGCGATCAAAGGGCGGGGGCTGATGGCCCTGCGCTCCGCTTTCCCCACATCTCCAGCTCTCATCTCCTCTGTCAGTGACCTCTTCGAGTTCATCTGCGCGGGTCCGCTGATGAAGCGGTTGGGTCTTACCGCTGAATCGGTGGCGGAATCCATCGACAAGTGGCTGGAGACCGGGGTGCACCTGTGCCAACTGTTCCGCCTCAATGAACTGAGCTTGTCGCCCCCCGAGAAGATCAGAATCTACCACTTTTACGTACCCGTGTTCCTCTGGTGCGAAGATCAACTTATGCGCCACCGCTCCATGTTCAGTGAAGGAGATGATATCCCTCCACTTGTG ATTGGTATCAGCGCTCCCCAAGGTAGTGGAAAAACTACTCTTGTATTTGCTCTTGATTACCTTTTCCGGCGATCTGGGAG GAATTCCGCAACTTTATCAATTGATGATTTCTATTTGACAGCTGAGGGACAG GCGGAATTAAGGAGTCAAAATCCTGGAAACGCTCTATTAGAG TTTCGTGGGAATGCGGGAAGCCACGACCTGCAATTCTCCATTGATACTCTTACTTCTTTAAGCAAATTAACAAAGAAAG GTATGAAGATGAAGCTTCCACGGTATGACAAG TCTGCTTATGGAGGCAGGGGTGATCGAGCTGACCCTTCGACATGGCCAGAGGTTGAAGGGCCTGTAGAG GTTGTTTTGTTTGAAGGTTGGATGCTTGGGTTCAAACCTCTTCCAAATGAAGCTGTGAAAGCAGTTGACCCACAG CTAGAACTGGTCAACGAAAACCTCAAAGCTTATTATAATGCTTGGGACAAGTTCATTGAAGCatggatcatcatcaaaattcgggatCCCAATTGTGTTTACCAGTGGCGTCTGCAG GCAGAGGTGGCCATGAGGGAAGACGGGAAACCTGGCATGTCTGATGAAGAG GTTTTGGATTTTGTATCACGTTACCTGCCAGCATATAAGGCCTATCTTCCAACACTCTACAGTGAGGGACCAAAAGGCTTGGACCCAGATCGTCTTGTTGTTATCGATATCGACGAGGAAAGGAATCCCTTATCGGAGGATTGA